The genomic DNA GGCTACGCGCGGCAGGCCGTCTCCATCCTGCCGGTCTTCTACGTTTTCGCCGCCGTTGCCCTCGATGCCGTGCTTCTTTCGCCGCTTGCCAAACGCTGGCCCATTCTTGTCGATCGCTGGCGGCTTATTCTCGTCCTCACTTCTGCAGGTGTTTTCGCAACAGCCGCCAGGACGAGTTTCTTGTCGTGGAAGTACGAAATCTCCGGCCCCGCCGACAGCGCGCCGCAATGGGGCCCCGGGGCGTTTGAGTCACATCAGGCGCTAAACATTCGACGTCTATAACAGCGAGCCGTTCGCTTCTACAATTGCACAATGCAAACGCCCGAAGTACTAGCTGCGCTGTCGCCGCGCGGCATCGACGAGATCGCCGCCGCCGCCCAGGCCGTACAGGCCAATCTCATCGCCCTCCGCGTCGCCTGGTGCAAGCGCACCGGTCAGGACCCCGCCACCCACGACATCCAAACCCCGCCGCCCGGTCCCGTGCGCAAGATGCGCGAGATCCTGATCGACCGCCACATCATCAAAGACTATTCGCCCGAAGAAATCACCCTCCGTCTCCGCCAGGTCTGGGGCGAGTTCACGGCGCTCTGCTGGCTTTTCCCCCACGTAAACCCGCAAACGCCAATCTCGTTCGAACCGCTTGCGGCCGATCAGGGAATCCGCTGCCCTATGCACGTCTACGAAAAACTCGAAGAAGTCCAGCGAGGTCTCTGGCGTCTCCGCCACGAACAGCGCCTCCGCCACGACAAGAGCGCCACGCAAGACCCCGACTTCCGCCGCGAACACGAACTGGCCCTCGCCCACCCGCTCAGCGTCTTTGGCGAGTCCATCAGTACCTGCGGCAACGAGGAACTCCTCTGCTGCGCCTGCGAATATGCCGGCATGCTCGCCGCCCTCCGCTGGACCACCGACAACCGCTGGACCTGGGAAGCCCCCGGCATCATGGATGTGGCACTGTCACCTAGTTCGCCGGAGATTTGATAACCGGTCGTCAAAACAAAAAAAGCCCTGGCATAGGGAGCCAGGGCTGTATTCCAACAAAAGACTTGTACGATTTTATTTCGCGGCCTTGAAGTATTCGTCCACCTTCTTCCAATTCACCACGTTCCACCACGCCGTGATGTAGTCCGGCCGGCGGTTCTGGTAGTTCAGGTAGTACGCGTGCTCCCAGACATCCAGCCCCAGCACCGGCGTATGCCCGGTCATGTAAGGCGAGTCCTGGTTGCCCGTGCTGAAGACCTCAACCTTGCCATCCTTGACCGCCAGCCACGCCCAGCCGCTCCCGAAGCGCGTCGTCGCTGCGGCGGTGAATTTCTCCTTAAACGTCTCGAAGCTGCCGAACGTGCTCTTGATCGCGTCGGCGATTGCGCCCGACGGCTGGCCCCCGCAATTCGGCCCCATGATCTGCCAGAACATCGAATGGTTCGCGTGCCCCCCGCCGTTGTTGATGACCGTCTGGCGGATGTTCTCCGGCACGTCCTTGATCTCGCGGAGCAGCTTCTCGACCGGCTTTGCCGCGAGCGCTGCCTGCCCTTCGAGGGCCTTGTTCACATTCGTGATGTACGCCTGATGATGCTTGCCGTGATGGATCTCCATCGTCTTGGCGTCGATGTGCGGCGCGAGCGCGTCGAACTTGTACGGTAGCGGTGGAAGTTCAAAGGCCATGGCAAAGGCTCCTTTCAAGGTGCGTGGGTGAGATGTTTCCCAAAACCGGTTAGAATCTAGCCCCACGATGCGGAGGGGTCAAGATTAGCCCGTGCTTCCGAGGCCCTTCGGAACCGGAATCGCGCCCCGCTTTCAGTACAACCGCACCGCCTGGAGTACCGAATCCATGTGCCGCCGCCGCATTTTCGAATCCGCACTGATACCTATCTGCATACTCACGTTCACCCTTTGTTCGCCTGCCCGCGCCTGGGACGAAGACGGCCACATCATCGTCACCCGCGTCGCCTACGAAAAGCTCCCTCCCGAAATGCCCGACTGGCTCCGCTCCGAAAAAGTCCGCGCGCGTCTGGAGTATCTCTCGTCCGAACCCGATCGCTGGCGTGGTCAGCACAACATCCATCTCGATCATGATAATAGCCCGGATCACTACATCGACGCAGAGGACCTGGAGCCCTTCGGTCTGACGCTGAAGACGCTTCCGCCCCTGCGTCGCGAATTCCTCGACCTGCTCGCCACCAAGCGGGCCACGGGCGAGGTGAAGGAGCCGCCGCGAAACGCCGCCAAGGACAAAGACTACACGCAGCTCAACCCCGGCATGTTGCCCTGGGAAATCGCCGAGCTGCAATGGAAGCTCGCCGCCAGCTGGACGACACTCAAGACTTACGAGCAATATCGCTCACACGTCACCGACGAAATGATCGACAATGCCCGTCAGAACGTCGTCTACCAAATGGGCGTGCTCAGCCACTTCGTCGGCGACGGCAGCCAGCCACTCCACATCACCCGCCACCATCACGGCTGGGTCGGCCCGAATCCCAAGGGCTACACCATGGACCGCGGGTTTCACGCCTACATCGACGGCGGCGTAATCGCACTCCATCGCATCACCAGGGAAGATCTGATCCCCAAGGCCCGCCCGCCGAAGTCGGTCTCAACAAAAAACTACTGGCCCGAAATCTGCGGCTACCTCGAAGAGACCTTTCAAGAACTCGAACCCCTGTACGAGCTGGAGAAGACGGGCGAACTCGAGCGCTCCGCCGGAAAGGCCTTCATCGAAGATCGCCTGCTGGAAGGCGGAGCCATGCTCGCCGGCGTCTGGGTCGCCGCCTACGAAGGCTCGCATCTCGACGAATACCGCATCCGCCAGCTCACTGGCAAGAAACCCACCACACAGAAGAATTAAGTACCCACTCGGCTAATTGGAGAACAGCCGCACTCGGCTGTTATCACGGCCCCTCCGCCGGTCGGCTCGTCGCCTCAAGACGACACTCCGGCAATTCCGCAATCGGCGGCCCCAGACTCAACCAGCGATCGCTCCCCGGCGGCCATGGATCCGACCCCAATAGCCGATTGGCATCTTCCTCCGCCTCCGTCGCACGATCCTCCAGACCATCCTCCCTTAGACGCCGCGCCCAATCGCGCAGCAACTCAATGCGCACCCACCGAACGCTGTCTGCCGCCTGCCGCCGAGTCGTCGGATCGGTCTCTTCGAACCACGCGTCGACCCGTGCCGAAATCCGAAGGTTCAGCGCCACCGCTGCTGCATGATCCCCCTGGTCCCCTAGCGCCCGGCATCGTTCCATCCTCGCCCACAACCCTATCCGCCGTGCCCCCGGAACGCTCAGTACCGGTCGCAGCACCTGCAGCGCGCGCTCCGCGCGGCCGGCTCGACGATACGCCGCTCCCTGCCAGAGCTTTGCCGCCTCCGCCACGCCTTTCCGCGAGTCGTCAAAATACTCCGCCAACCCGCTGCACGCTGAAAGCAACTCATCCCGCGCCGGTCCCGTCGTCGGCGCGCTGCCCAGCGCGTGGAACACCGTCGCAAAGGTCCGCATCAAATCGATGCACGCCCTCAACGCTTCCGCGCTCTCCTCCCCCAACTCCGACTCCGCCAACGCCTTCTCCGCCGCGGTCAGATGCCCCAACACCCTTGACGCGCTCTCCCGCATCAAGACTCCTTGATCGCCCTCTCCGCATAGCTCCTTCGACAGCGCCGTCGAACATTGGGAATCGAGGAAGCACCGCGCCGCTTCCAACAGGGCCTCACAACGAGCCGCCGGCGTCCCCGCATGGGCCGCTTTTTCCTCCAGCGCCTCGCACGAGATTGGATCTTTCCCTGGCTCTTCCACTGAGGAACTGGTGGTGGGAGGGGCGGGCTGCGTCGAAACATCCGCAACGACCATCGACGCACTGACCAAGACAACCAACAGGACCAGCAAGGGACGGAGCGGATTGAAGGTGGAAGGGCTGAGGCCCGCGCGGTTTTGCATCGTTTGTCCTGCGGAGAACAGCCGCCTCGGCGGCAAGCTCGT from Phycisphaerae bacterium includes the following:
- a CDS encoding superoxide dismutase, giving the protein MAFELPPLPYKFDALAPHIDAKTMEIHHGKHHQAYITNVNKALEGQAALAAKPVEKLLREIKDVPENIRQTVINNGGGHANHSMFWQIMGPNCGGQPSGAIADAIKSTFGSFETFKEKFTAAATTRFGSGWAWLAVKDGKVEVFSTGNQDSPYMTGHTPVLGLDVWEHAYYLNYQNRRPDYITAWWNVVNWKKVDEYFKAAK